tgttttcatgaatacattatttcttttactgtatGGTACAGAGTAAGATGTGTAATAATTGGATTGCTGATGTTTCTTTGCTATAATAGTATTACAATTCACAAGCTAGGATAAATATGCTTTTACAAATGACACTTCAAATTGGAGTGCCATCCCAAGTGTGTAGTGTGTTCCCACAGTCtaaactttgaaaatatattctgctCTCACTTtcattgaaaatattaataagtgATTTGTCTGCTTGTATGAGaggagacaatttttttttttaatattaaaatgataaaactgttctctttttattttggacCAAAATAGACTAGCGATTAGGTAAGAAGCTGAGATGAAGCATTgtgttttaatttgctttgaagTGAGTCTCCTTGGTCAAGAGGAAGTATGTTTGGCAATTAGGGGATCATTATGCagccaaaaaacaaacacatttttatctgGTGAACTTTTAGACTGCACCAAGCTTCCTTAGGCTTAGCTCTGACATCAGTGGCAATCTATCCTTTCTTCCTTTGGAAAACTTACCTTCTTTTGTGAGAGTTTTAAAGGGCTAACTACAAtgaatttttaccttttattgAAAACACATCGCCATAGATTTCATATGAACATATGATTAAAATACTCATGGGCAGAAATGCAATGCATTAACTAACTAGATAGTATATCAACATTTCCCTTTTGTCACTCACTTGAGCATCATTCCAGgtgttaaaaaaatttaataaacttACTTTGGGGGAAGCTCTAGGAGAACTAAAAAACAGGAGAAGCAAACATATAGTAGTTCTCTACTGTTGTTACTGGAACACTGGCAGTATGGTGACCCTAAAGCTTACCTAAGGGAGAAACCAAATTTAATCCTGTTCTGAAATGGTCCAGAATGTCATTTGTGTGTATTGAATTCAGGAACaacttgttttcagaaatcttCCTGCCAAATCGGTGGAGGAGGCTTTACGTCATCGACAAGAATATGACGAGATGGTGGCAGAAGCAAAAAAACGAGGTATGTCAACTGCCAACAATAACTGTAATTCCTCTCAACTATGCTGCAAAAATAAAGTAAACCCTGGCTTGTAGGCCACATTAAAGAACTTCTTGTTTAATATCTGGGTTATTCTCTGGTGCATAGGGGAACACAGTTTAAAACATAACTCAGTTATCAAATTGTTATTCTGCTGCAATAAATGTAGCTAGTCAGAATGCAACTTAacttttacttatttttacaatttactttttaagggaaaacttaattttttttaagatacttgTGTATTGTGGTCACCTAGAAGCTTTCTGGGTACTTGGCCtcatttttttcaagctgttgCTGCAGTTGCCACTAAGAGCCAAAGTATAATAAAGCTGATTGTTTAAAGATCTGGTTTCTTAAGAATTTCAGATCAATTTCAGTGTGAAGAGAGATGAAAACTTTGGGGTTATTTTCCAATCAGCTTTTACCTGTGTGAACCTTCTTACTCTCATTAGacataattaattaaaaaaaacagatctGTAGCATCTGGTCCTGTGTCAATCTATGAATAGTTGTTGAAAGGACTTTTGTAGTCTTGTGCCTAGTATTCAGGGAATAGGCTATTTTAAGAATCTGTGCTGCATGTTTTACTTGGGCTGTTGTCGGAGATATAAGCTTCTCTTCACAAGATCCTCTATGGATCTCTGGCAGCTTACTTTGAAAGATGCAGTAAGAAATCCAAGGCATTTGACAATGCATTTCACTCTGCTCTTGTGGTGTATGTCTTGTAAGTTGTGATCTGTGGTCTGTGTTATTTAGTACCAGCATCTTTGGAGGTTCAGCCATGTGTGGTGTTTTCATGTGTGTGGCCTGGTTTATTAACTGTTGCTACACCCCCAAAGCTTCAGTAAAAACTTGATGAAGCTGGTCAGCCATATCTGTTTATCAGGGAGGGCATGTTTACTCTCTTGATGTGTCCAGTTCATGCTTATATAGAAAACGTCTTGCAATTTCACACTGGTTCTGAGTGATGTCGGGAGAGCACTGCTCTGTCCTTCTTTTAGTCTTTTTAATAAGAGGAATCTAcaaatgatcttttttttttcacagaaggcAGGACATTGTTCTCTTGTTCAGCATCGTGACTTTGTCTTAGGTCTTTAGGTCctgtttccagaaaagaaaatacagaatccTTTTAGGTGGAAGCTTCAGTAAAATTTGAATACTTTTAAAATGGATGTAGAATTGcacttttaaataataaaatcatcCATAAATCTTGCTGATTAgtctaatgaaaaaaataaggctCAGATAGAATATGGTATGAAAATcgtgagaggaaaaaacagcGCTGATGATGTGCTCACTTATTAGTTATACTGTGTACTGCAGAAGAGAATTATCTGAGTTTTCTAGCCTGATTTTTACTTGTCTAAATCACTGTATTTGAACAACTTagcttaaattaaaaaatgtccAGAGAAATACACTTACAATCAACAGAAATAGTACATGCAACTGTAATTTACCCTTGATCTTTTAGACATCTAAATACTTGGGTAGTAGCTGAATAATTTACCTAATAATTTGTATACACTAATACAGAATTATTAACATGTTATGCctaacagaaattaaagaagcacataaaaggaaaaaaataatgagagaGCGTTTCAAGCAAGAAGAGAATATCGCTAGTGCTATGGTGATTTGGGTCAATGAAATACTACCTAACTGGGAAGGCATGTAAGTAAAGTTCTACTGTGTAAATGAGGCAAGCGTGGCTTGTTTCTCCTCTGGAAACTGAGGACCCACAtaccttattttccttttctgtgttgtCAAGAAGTCAGTTTTTGTTGCCATGATACAGTGTGAGGTCATTACAGAGCAACATGAAATGTGCTTTCTGGGAGCtgaatgttttggggtttttaatggGACTTAAGCATCAACAGagatatttgaatatttatttggtaaacagtattttattttgcttgtaaATTGCCTAGTGATTTTAGAAGACATGATGTGTAATATAtgtccccttttttttttttccttctccctgcttctGTATATTAGGCGTGCTACCCGAAGAGTTCGAGAGCTGTGGTGGCAGGGATTGCCCCCAAGTGTACGTGGGAAGGTTTGGAGTCTAGCTGTGGGAAATGAATTAAACATCACTCCTGGTATGCTCCTAACAGATCACATGTTAATGCTAAATTAAGTTGGTTATTTTCAATGAAGAATGtaacattttgttaaaaaaaataaaaatcagggtacatttctttctgaagaaatgtattttgtaagTTTAGGAGCAATTGTGTTTTACAATTAGACACTGTAGCCTCATAAATTATGGAAACAAGGTTCAAAACCTGCTTACAAAAACATTTagtattttaagaataaagGTAGTGCTGTCccccagaaaataatttttatgtttaaaattgaGAATTtgtagcttttctttcttaaggTGGTGAAAAAGGGaattggtttattttataaCTAATGGTTGATGAATTGTAAGCATTCTattcacaaaaatacaaatctgaaTTATGTAAGACATGATTTCCTTGTCATAATTTGCATGTTCACTGCAGCAGAAAGTAAAATACAGTGCACGCTATAAACTTTGTATAATGGTAACCATCTAACATCACTTCCCCCAGCGATGAAACCAAGTAACCAAAGTCAAGAATGCTTAGCATGCTTTTGTCTTGGATGGGTGCTTTTCTTACTCCTTCCTTTTTGgttattggttttgttttgctttctcgCAGAACTTTATGAAATCTTCTTGTCGAGAGCTAAGGAACGATGGAAAAGCTTCAGTGAGACAAGTTCTGAAAATGACATAGAAGGTGAGATCTGAATGTTCAACAACCTCCTATTTACTTTTACAAACCTAGGAAGTCTCACAAGTTCCTCTGCAATTTTAGCATTAAGAATACTTGTTAAAAGTTCTGAAAGTCATTCCCTACTTAAAATGTTTGCTGTCTTATAACAAGTCAGTGAGCGAGGGACTTGGCAGTACTTACTGTATCAATAAAAGACAGATTAAAATATTGCATGTGCTACTTTCAAATGAATGTTTCCTCTAAAATATCAAGATTTGGCTCTCGTGAAAATGTTAGATGaaatacaaagagaagaaataggAAATGAAATTACAGTACATGCGCTTGCTTAGCTCTTCTTAGATGGCTTCTGCTTAGTTGGTATCCCTTCCAtgattttgggaaagaaaaaagaatatcCTGTTAGTTAGTTCTGAAACTGAGAGgtgaaaaatatgaaacatgATAGATTTCAGATCCCACTTGTATTTCCTTGCCTGCCCAGATGGCCCTTCCTCCCGAATCTATTAAGTGGGGATGCACTCTTTTGAAGAATGCAGTTTTTTCACTGGCATATTGCTGTCTCCTGTGGatgttctgttaaaaataacatcagtGATGTTTTTTAATGTTGGATGTATCCTTGTTATAAAGGTGAACTCTTTGTGCTGTTgatagatattttttaaaatgctgtccTGTGGTGGTGTCTTTTCCATTACTTTAGTTGTTTGCGCTTGCCACAGCCAGTCCTGACTTACTTGCTTACTTTGACTGTAAATTACTCGGTTCTTCCTTAGGGGATAGCCCTGTGACTCATCTGAAGGTTGTCTTGAGACaaacaatttataaaaaaatttgtGTGTACATGACTGTAAATATGCTTATCCTTGGAAAACATGTTTGCAATGCCCCTTGGTCTGTGGAGTGatggtttgctttttcttttgttgtggGGGTATAGGCTGTCTGTGGGGGAAAGCTTaggtaatttgtttttttgaagGGTAATAGTTCTGGATGGGAATGAAGGGAGAAGGAGCTGTTTTAATTGTGCCAGATGTCCTGGGAAGTGTAGTAATAAGGGAAAACTGAAGAGTGATAgaattttcatgttaaaaagCCAGCAAGCTGACAGTGCTTATTACTAATCTTTGGTAGCAGAGTCTGAAAGACCAACTATCATAGTTTTAGGAAGACTGGaatgaaatgctgctttccaaGCTTCAGCAGAGCAGGTTCTGTTTAGCCTGTTTATCAAATTGTCATCTTCTGCTTTCCAGTTGGAAATCTTGTCTAATTTAAGCCCTCTGAAAGAGACTTTTCCCCAAGTACTGTCTTCTTTCCTACATTTTCACTAGTGTTTTTATCATGTCCCTGTGGAGAGGATTGGACAGATAATTCAAGGGCTAGCAGAATTTCTTCTGGAGGCTCTTGGGTGAATGCTGCCATCCTTGTCTTTATGTGCCTacagaagttttattctgaAGTTTATAGAATTTGTCAGCTTTAATAAGTGTTGATTTTGCTTGCAGATGCAGGTGCATCTGTTGCTGATCGTGAGGCCAGTCTGGAGCTAATTAAGTTGGATATATCACGCACATTTCCATCCCTCTATATTTTCCAGAAGGTGAGATGCCTTTAACTTTAGTTAcaatagttttaaaattctgaatagTTAAATAAGAAACATTACTGGCCAAATATGGAACAGTTTTTGGAAGTTGTTTGGACTtctaaaatgtttgaaaatgagaataaagtAGAGACACTTAGTGATGGActatgaggtttttttcctcctttaaaaatTGCATGAGATTCCTATTAATGATTATGAAACTACAGGCAGAAATGAGTGTTCTCACTGCTACAGAAATCTTGATACATCCTGGTATACCTTTTCAGGCTTTATGATTTTTATATAGCTATGATATGTACATACATGTGTacaaaataacatgaaatattATGATACCGTAATTTGTGCTACTAAGAATTAAAATAGCCATTGTCTCTGAAAAGGAAAGACCAGCCTTGGATATGTGTCAGATATCCTCATTTTCTATTATGTACTGATTTCTGATGAATTATTTCATAGGATTATTGTTACTTTTAACATCTCAAAAACATTTGTGGTAATGCTTGCAGTAAGAAATGGTATTATTCTGGATATGAATACAGCAACAATTCACTGGCTCACTTGCATCTTAAAATATCAGCTTGTTcctttccagtatttttttgaaaataaatatttttttttctctttctaccCTCTCCTCTTACTAGGGTGGTCCTTATCATGATCTCCTGCATAGTGTTTTAGGAGCATATACATGTTACAGACCAGATGTGGGATATGTAAGTATTTGCTGTAAAATTTTTATAACATGGCAAATTAGCTTAAGATGTCATGTACTACTagcacttaaaaaattaattaaactttgGCAGTTATTTCATAGCAGTCACAATGATGGTAGTTCTTAGAGACAATTAAATAGCTGAAAATGTACTGAATGACAGTGTTGAGTATCTGGATTgcatggaaaattttaaatgggTGTGTTCACAAGACATTACAGTTCTGACAGAAtatccacaggaaaaaatccagaagaTGTTAGTGGCCTTCCACTTAGCATGTCACCTCTTCTGTCTTGGTGTTGCTTCCTCTGTTACCATTTCCATAGTGATACTCCCTGCCTAACTGGTGCACGTCCTAAAATCCAGAAACTCCTTCTTCGTATCTTGCTGGCATAGAATAATCACTCCCTCTGAGTACAGTGAAGATAAGACAGTTTTGAGCAAACATTGCAGTattaaaaagcaagcaaaaaaaacccattaaaaaaacctgtcaaaaCCCACTGAACAATCCAACTAAAACTAACATCCCTCTGAATGGTGTTAGCTTACAGaagcatttaaataatgaaCAACAGTGAAGagaaggttgtttttttttttttcttttttgtttctggggGTATCTAGAAACATCTTTCACAAGCTTTAATGCTTTGGGGCTCAAAAACACTTGAAAAGTTTTAAGTCTCATCCATGCAACAAAGCATTATTTAGCACAGGGTGTGTCTTCCTCTCTAAATCAGATATGCTTGGGACTCTGAATAAATAACTAGTCGGTTTTTCAAGTTCAAATGTTTTTAAGCCTGAATTCTGTCATCTGTGACCTCATTTTTGGAGACTCTCCCATATTTTTTAAGTGAGATTACAAACTCTGCAGGTTCTGAGACTGCTTGTTCCCAGAGTGGAGTTTCAAAAGGCAAATAAGTAATTTCATGGATaagtcttctcttttccattagAAATACAGCTAGTCTTGATACTTcttatcacatttttttaaagtttatttggTAGTAAATGTAATGTATCCTTATTTCCACACCTAGTTATCCCCCAGAAATGGAAAGCTGATAGATTGTTTCTGATGCATACCAATACTCTTTTTCCTAGTTGGGTAAAATGCTGagtgtatgtttttttttaaatgagaacagaaaGCATGGATGTTTAGAGACAGTGGAATAAAGGTGATTGCAATTGAAATTGGTAAAATTATTGTTAGCATAATGGGTATTCAGATCATCAATTTACAAGAATCGTGCTCTTCACTTTTATTGCAGGCTAAAGTGTTTTTTGGAAGAGTAATGGTGGAAAAATGTGAACTTGCATTGCAGCTAACCACCTAGaagtaattttatatatgtgaaaaaatatGGTTTGGCAAGTGGAAAGACATGTATTGACTgttctgaaacagaattttgtcTCAGTTCCAATGTATCTGTCTGGGTCTAAACTGTCCCATatgttttttctccattacTGCTTTTCCCATAGTTTAACAATGAACTTGAGGCcaggttttgtttctcatgAGCTCTGCATTCACCCTGCGTGGTTTTAACTTTCTTGTATTTCAATTCCTGAGAACTTGTGATCATGAGACCTCCCAGAGCATCTGAGCTGCTGAAATCAAATTGATTGCatgcataaaaataaagtatccACATTGTTTCTATTCATCTGGAAATGTTATGCAATGGTACTTGATAAATTGcaaactgtaaatatttccatttccaaagaTGTAAGATGTACTGAACCTACTCACCTATATTTGCCCAATGCTTTTCCCACTTGAAGGTACAAGGGATGTCCTTCATTGCTGCTGTGCTCATTCTCAATCTGGAGGAGGCAGATGCCTTCATTGCCTTTGCTAACCTTCTAAACAAGCCATGCCAGCTGGCCTTTTTCCGTGTGGATCACAGCATGGTATGCACagagttttctggttttggacCGTAACGTTCTTTTGACTTGAAGCATAATTGTTTTATTGATGAATTCCTTCTGTCCTATTGAATAGTGGAGAACTTTGTGATTACAAAACTGAGAATACCAGGTACTAATCCACAGAATGCATTCTCATGTTATGATTTCTCCTCTAGAAACATTTAATCATTTTACTTATCCTAAGGAGTCACATTGTGCTGTGTTGACATCCTCAGTTCTTGGTGGGGTTTGTGTTGGTTAACAATCAAACATTCTTTTGATGACTGCTTATGATGTGCTTTACTATCCCTACAGATGCTAAAATACTTTGCAGCCTTTGAAGtgttttttgaagaaaatcttcctaaattgtttcttcatttcaaatCATACAGTCTTACTCCAGACATATATTTGATAGACTGGTGAGTTCATAGAACATAGAAAACCTAAACCTTAGAACTGTTGGAACACTTTCTATTTTGCTATAGGTCTTTCAGCACTggaaataaagcataaaaaaaggCATTCAGTAGGTCTTGTGAAATCATGATGAACTGTTTTGTGTAACTGCAGTTGCTCTGGCAGGCTTCAAGCTTTATTTAAAGGCATGtattcagttaaaaaatgaGACAAACAGGAGTTCTGTGTGTTCATTTTCTTGTTGCTGCAGTTGTGTGATGTAAGTAGGGGAGAGGAAGCACCTACACCGTTAGTAGTATGGTGTACTGTGATTGTGACTTGATGAAATGGGCACAGTCAGCTACTGAAGGAAGTGTGACTGTAGGAATAGAGACTTTGAAGCAGAGGGAGTATTAAATTTAGAACCTGGTTTGAAAAGGGataaacttaaaaatacagtgaacGATTTGAAGTAACAAATGTTCTAAAGCCGAGAGTAGCAAGCTCTGTGTGTCTGCAATGGAAAGTAGTAGTGCAGGCACCCTTGAAGTGTGGTAGTGCTGTCAAAAGCAGACTATCTGTGTGCATAACTGGGAGCTTCATCTAGAATTATTATTagatttttgtgattttaatgTGAACAAATTCAAAAATGTATCACAGAAACGTAGCTATTGATTTAGTAAGTTAGTGGGGTGGCCCTCAATTGAGATGAGTTGTGGCTTTAGATTTAGTTTAGGAAACAATGATGAACAGAGCTGTTAAACTGTATGGCTTAAATGGGAAAGGTTAAGTAACACAGTTGTGATCTTAGTTGCTTAAGTTCTTATGCGTGTATTATACTCTGAGTAGGAAGATATTTGTCACTTCTTTAGCCAAAGCTTTCTAAAGGAGATGGCATTTAAATGGGAAGATTTCTTGTGGCATAAAAAGAGATGGGTTTCAGAGTACAAGTTCTGACTTCAAGAACTGGAATCTTGTGGATCAttgaaatggaggaaaaaataagagcGTATAAAACAACTTGTCATCTGCTTACTCTGAACTAAAGTAATTGAGATTTAAAGGAAGTTGtactttaatttttctgaaatcagcTATAactcttcctttttgtttgtttttgactCATCTGTAGGATTTTTACACTCTACAGCAAGTCATTACCACTTGATCTAGCCTGTCGTGTCTGGGATGTTTTCTGCAGAGATGGAGAAGAATTTTTGTTTAGGACGGGATTAGGAATCCTTCGGTTATATGAAGATATTCTCCTACAGATGGACTTCATTCATATAGCACAGTTTCTAACAAAACTTCCAGAAGATATTAcatcagaaaagctttttagtTGTATTGCAGCTATTCAGATGCAGAATAGTAACAAAAAATGGGCACAGGTGAGTTTCTTGGAGATGTATATCAAATCAGACAAGTCAGCACATGAATATATGGGGCATTTCTCTTCATGATTTTTTAAGCTGCTTGTCTGACTCATGAACAATGGGCACTTCCTTTCTAGTGTCTCACTCTAGAAATTAATCTCCATGCTAATATTGTGGTGGTTAATATTGATATAACACTGGCAGTCTTCatattcattaaataatttacttttccaGGTGTTTGCCTCACTGATGAAGGACAACAAAGAAGGGGACAAGAACCATAGCCCAGCACCGAAAAGCTAATGTTGAGGTCTGTTGGTAACATGGAAAACCACTTGATGACAAAGAAGTCTTCACATCACTTCTATGTGGAATAAGCACtatagaaaatgtgaaaatgaaatggaaaaaaagacacagCTCTCAGTGGAGTTATGAACTGATGAAATCTTCACCCTTTTGCCAGTATTAGTTTTTGCCGTGGGAAGATCTGATTTCACACAGAATATTAAAACCTATGAAACTGAGAAGCGGGGAGTTCatatttaatactttaaaagaaTCAGCTCAATGCAATAAACATTTGTAATAACTTCTGTTGGTACTTTAAACAAATTTTTGAGGCATAACTGTTTTTACAAATACCACAAAGGCACTTTTTGGAGGGGATGAGGGAAATGCTAAATCTTAGGGCCCCAAAACTGCTATCCAAACCAAATGCTTTGGTACAAACATTACCTCCAAAATTAACAAATTGCAAGTATTGAGGACCAAATAAGGTGGTTTGGTATGTTTATGTGCAAGGTGGTTAAGATTTGGGAAGGTGTATTGTCTTATttacttgtttggtttttttaagttgcaGCTTCATTCTTCAGTCTGGGCAAATGTAATTAACTCAGGAACTGTAGACGTATTGTGCCCAAACCTagagcaaaaataatttgaattctGGTAAGAACAGGGCTGCTATTTTCACTGTACAGCTTTCAAAGCAAGTGGTGTTTAAGCATTTGTTTTGGTGTACTGGTTGTAGAGTAAATGGAGTGGGTATTCTGTGAAAGGGTTTTGCCACCAGAAGGCTTTTATTGTCGAGCCATTTCCaactaaaaaaatacttgtatGTAATGGTGAACACTAGAAAATGACAAGGCTATCTAA
The sequence above is a segment of the Parus major isolate Abel chromosome 6, Parus_major1.1, whole genome shotgun sequence genome. Coding sequences within it:
- the TBC1D12 gene encoding TBC1 domain family member 12 isoform X1; protein product: MVGPDDAGAPGGAAVLPAGRQEAAEEEAAEEEEDGERDGSRGSSRRSGGPGQDRLLQRYLAALGPAAAAGGKRCPEKPANGAACAVGPCGRMTNGDVGFLLPPQEPPPPLRARRDEPGPEEEEAKLQNGGFLPCPAGGVPSGTALEEPLRSCRLRSEAERRGGAAAESPSPPRSPGGDAGSRALAAPGARSCRDRAEPAALPPAPLGFTDVNLNSRNTYEVSRRRSAPEHLPHGGTAPAEPAPPPQEPADRARHRVGIAGAGSSFAEFFTRNFFTKRTKELKPAVQSAPGWKLFGKVPPRENLPKDSKIIQQDDSSGSLASISALSLLNAGEYEARTGRMYKPPPPSARRKNIEFEPLSTTALILEDRPANLPAKSVEEALRHRQEYDEMVAEAKKREIKEAHKRKKIMRERFKQEENIASAMVIWVNEILPNWEGMRATRRVRELWWQGLPPSVRGKVWSLAVGNELNITPELYEIFLSRAKERWKSFSETSSENDIEDAGASVADREASLELIKLDISRTFPSLYIFQKGGPYHDLLHSVLGAYTCYRPDVGYVQGMSFIAAVLILNLEEADAFIAFANLLNKPCQLAFFRVDHSMMLKYFAAFEVFFEENLPKLFLHFKSYSLTPDIYLIDWIFTLYSKSLPLDLACRVWDVFCRDGEEFLFRTGLGILRLYEDILLQMDFIHIAQFLTKLPEDITSEKLFSCIAAIQMQNSNKKWAQVFASLMKDNKEGDKNHSPAPKS
- the TBC1D12 gene encoding TBC1 domain family member 12 isoform X2, whose protein sequence is MVGPDDAGAPGGAAVLPAGRQEAAEEEAAEEEEDGERDGSRGSSRRSGGPGQDRLLQRYLAALGPAAAAGGKRCPEKPANGAACAVGPCGRMTNGDVGFLLPPQEPPPPLRARRDEPGPEEEEAKLQNGGFLPCPAGGVPSGTALEEPLRSCRLRSEAERRGGAAAESPSPPRSPGGDAGSRALAAPGARSCRDRAEPAALPPAPLGFTDVNLNSRNTYEVSRRRSAPEHLPHGGTAPAEPAPPPQEPADRARHRVGIAGAGSSFAEFFTRNFFTKRTKELKPAVQSAPGWKLFGKVPPRENLPKDSKIIQQEYEARTGRMYKPPPPSARRKNIEFEPLSTTALILEDRPANLPAKSVEEALRHRQEYDEMVAEAKKREIKEAHKRKKIMRERFKQEENIASAMVIWVNEILPNWEGMRATRRVRELWWQGLPPSVRGKVWSLAVGNELNITPELYEIFLSRAKERWKSFSETSSENDIEDAGASVADREASLELIKLDISRTFPSLYIFQKGGPYHDLLHSVLGAYTCYRPDVGYVQGMSFIAAVLILNLEEADAFIAFANLLNKPCQLAFFRVDHSMMLKYFAAFEVFFEENLPKLFLHFKSYSLTPDIYLIDWIFTLYSKSLPLDLACRVWDVFCRDGEEFLFRTGLGILRLYEDILLQMDFIHIAQFLTKLPEDITSEKLFSCIAAIQMQNSNKKWAQVFASLMKDNKEGDKNHSPAPKS